The following proteins are co-located in the Larimichthys crocea isolate SSNF chromosome XXIV, L_crocea_2.0, whole genome shotgun sequence genome:
- the LOC104938567 gene encoding protein hook homolog, with protein MNSLASFLLLLFCLSPSVSWGQVEASVPQDDNVKMGPSVLPELPVLWDELWGLKELVLSLKAVEVDQLQALRSMESRFRDGEVEAEWQRRRLDGLEETVKDTQVRMDTEGKLLMELNSDLRRRVEELEDQSKAEVLTLQFRLNTSERSMDDLKEKNAALAAELPFLQTRLRASESMVEQLRRKSAVLAVRLCHAESVMEELMKQTSALSASNSSSLSEHRLDELSTGTPDQLSEISSRLNFSQLHLDELKRDSADQTGRLTSAERRLDELETENSALEVRLRSTETHLEQLENHTADLEFRLRVSEKQLEDVQTGNTVQSVQLSSMESRLTDRHNNTTALEVRLRSTETHLEQLENHTADLEFRLRVSEKQLEDVQTGNTGEPKVAFSAGLTDSGSVGPFDEETTLIFSKSITNIGRAYDQTSGVFTAPVRGLYFFSFTAADFLKGYMGVYLYRNNQPIVFNLDLNDHGGYASTSNSVALQLEEGDGVRLSLPASYRLYDDSRNFTVFSGFLLFPL; from the exons ATGAACTCCTTGGCTTCGTTTCTccttctgttgttctgtttgtctccgTCCGTCAGTTGGGGTCAGGTTGAGGCTTCTGTCCCCCAGGACGACAACGTCAAGATGGGGCCCAGCGTCCTTCCTGAGCTCCCTGTCCTCTGGGACGAGCTGTGGGGTTTAAAGGAGCTGGTCCTAAGCCTGAAGGCGGTGGAGGTGGATCAGCTTCAGGCCCTGCGGAGCATGGAGAGCCGGTTCAGggatggagaggtggaggcCGAGTGGCAGAGGCGACGCCTGGACGGATTGGAGGAGACGGTGAAGGACACGCAGGTGAGGATGGACACCGAGGGGaagctgctgatggagctgaacTCAGACctgaggaggagggtggaggagctggaggaccAGAGCAAAG CTGAAGTGTTGACGCTTCAGTTCAGACTGAACACCAGCGAACGCTCGATGGACGACCTGAAGGAGAAGAACGCAG CGCTGGCAGCAGAGCTCCCGTTCCTGCAGACGAGACTTAGGGCCAGCGAGAGCATGGTGGagcagctgaggaggaagagtgcag tgctgGCAGTCCGACTGTGTCACGCTGAGAGTGTGATGGAGGAACTGATGAAGCAGACCTCAG CGCTCTCCGCCTCCAACAGTTCGTCTTTGTCTGAACATCGTCTGGACGAGCTCAGCACAGGAACACCAG ATCAGCTCTCAGAGATCAGCAGCAGATTAAACTTCAGTCAGCTTCACCTGGATGAGCTCAAGAGAGACTCTGCAG atcAAACGGGTCGACTGACGTCTGCAGAGAGACGATTGGACGAGCTGGAGACAGAAAACTCAG CTCTGGAGGTCAGACTGAGATCTACAGAGACACATCTGGAACAGCTGGAGAATCACACTGCAG ATCTGGAGTTCAGACTGAGAGTCAGCGAGAAACAGCTGGAAGAtgtgcagacaggaaacacag tacAGTCTGTTCAACTTTCCTCGATGGAGtccagactgacagacagacacaacaacactaCAG CTCTGGAGGTCAGACTGAGATCTACAGAGACACATCTGGAACAGCTGGAGAATCACACTGCAG ATCTGGAGTTCAGACTGAGAGTCAGCGAGAAACAGCTGGAAGAtgtgcagacaggaaacacag GTGAGCCGAAGGTGGCGTTCTCCGCTGGTCTGACTGATTCAGGATCAGTTGGACCGTTTGATGAGGAGACAACTCTGATCTTCTCCAAAAGCATCACCAACATCGGCCGAGCCTATGACCAGACGTCAG gtGTGTTCACGGCTCCCGTCAGAGGACTTTACTTCTTCAGCTTCACGGCTGCAGACTTCCTCAAGGGTTACATGGGTGTCTACCTGTACAGGAACAACCAGCCAATCGTCTTCAACCTGGACCTGAACGACCACGGTGGCTACGCCTCCACGTCCAACAGTGTGgctctgcagctggaggagggTGACGGAGTCCGCCTCAGCCTGCCAGCCAGCTACCGACTCTACGACGACTCTCGAAATTTCACCGTTTTCTCCGGCTTCCTGCTGTTCCCCCTCTGA